In a single window of the Campylobacter fetus subsp. testudinum 03-427 genome:
- the lon gene encoding DNA-binding, ATP-dependent protease La (Pfam matches to PF05362.9 Lon_C, and to PF00004.25 AAA, and to PF02190.12 LON_substr_bdg) gives MQINSIKTFPANLPVIVEDELFLYPFMITPLFLNDEKNIKALDLALRDNTPILVVSSKPQNEGMREFDACYNAGVIGSVMRRISLPDGRVKILFQGSQKGKIIANINSDPLIALVDTIDIERPSNQKVDALLSVLREKVKSLSLLNHFFPPDLLKTIDESIEATRVCDLISSALRLKKGVAYDFFIEENLENRVLKIIDYLIEEIEANKLQKEIKSKVHSKIDKVNKEYFLKEQLKEIQKELGSDVGREEEISEYKNKLEAKKPYMGEDAYKEINKQILKLSRMHPDGSEASMTGSYLDWALDVPFGNFSKKKLGVKDVANQLDSDHYGLEKPKKRIVEYFGLRELLELRGLESKTNNGVILCFVGPPGVGKTSLANSISKALKRELVRIALGGLEDVNELRGHRRTYIGAMPGRIVQGLIEAKTMNPVVVLDEIDKLARSYKGDPTAVLLEVLDPEQNSKFRDYYLNFNVDLSKVIFIATANDIGLIPAPLRDRMEFISLNSYTPQEKFQIAKKYLIPSELKKHGLKPSEISITKEALSLIIEEYTRESGVRNLRRKIADILRKVALEILENKIQKVSITPKNLKNFLDKKVFEIDSVDSTDQVGIVNGLAWTSVGGDVLKIEVVRIKGKGSMQITGQLGDVMKESAQISFSLVKTLIDTNKIKVPKSMLAKDDKGKEMAVYNSFDLHIHVPEGATPKDGPSAGITMSTAIASILSDTPIKSDVAMTGEITLSGKVLPIGGLKEKLIAAYKAKIKTALIPRKNYDRDLEEIPSEVKENMQIIPVDTIEDVLKLSFSK, from the coding sequence ATGCAGATAAATAGTATAAAAACTTTTCCGGCAAATTTGCCAGTTATTGTAGAAGATGAGCTATTTTTATACCCTTTTATGATAACACCACTTTTTTTAAATGATGAGAAAAACATAAAAGCACTTGACTTAGCTCTTAGAGATAATACTCCTATTTTGGTTGTATCATCAAAACCGCAAAATGAGGGTATGAGAGAGTTTGATGCTTGCTATAACGCTGGAGTTATAGGAAGTGTTATGAGAAGGATATCTCTTCCTGATGGTAGAGTAAAAATACTTTTTCAAGGCTCACAAAAAGGCAAAATCATAGCCAACATAAACTCCGATCCGCTTATAGCACTAGTAGATACTATAGATATAGAAAGACCTTCTAATCAAAAAGTTGATGCGCTTTTAAGTGTTTTAAGAGAGAAGGTAAAAAGCTTAAGTTTATTAAATCATTTTTTCCCTCCAGATCTCTTAAAAACTATAGATGAAAGTATAGAAGCTACTAGAGTTTGCGATCTTATTTCAAGTGCTTTAAGACTTAAAAAAGGTGTAGCTTACGACTTTTTTATAGAAGAAAATTTAGAAAATAGAGTACTTAAGATAATTGATTATTTGATAGAGGAGATAGAGGCTAATAAGCTTCAAAAAGAGATAAAATCAAAAGTTCATTCTAAAATAGATAAAGTAAATAAAGAGTATTTCTTAAAAGAGCAGCTAAAAGAGATACAAAAAGAGCTTGGTAGTGACGTTGGGCGCGAAGAAGAGATAAGCGAGTATAAAAATAAATTAGAAGCCAAAAAACCGTATATGGGAGAAGACGCTTATAAAGAGATAAATAAGCAAATTTTAAAACTATCGCGTATGCATCCTGATGGCTCAGAAGCTAGTATGACTGGAAGCTACTTGGATTGGGCTTTGGATGTACCATTTGGAAATTTCTCTAAAAAAAAGCTCGGTGTAAAAGATGTGGCTAATCAGCTTGATAGTGATCATTATGGACTGGAAAAGCCGAAAAAACGTATAGTTGAGTATTTTGGGCTAAGAGAACTTTTGGAGCTAAGAGGACTTGAGTCTAAAACAAATAACGGAGTTATACTATGTTTTGTTGGACCTCCTGGAGTAGGTAAAACAAGTCTTGCAAACTCTATTTCAAAAGCTTTAAAAAGAGAGCTTGTGCGTATAGCTTTGGGCGGGCTTGAAGATGTAAATGAGCTAAGAGGTCATAGAAGAACTTATATAGGAGCTATGCCAGGACGTATAGTGCAAGGACTTATAGAAGCTAAAACTATGAATCCAGTTGTTGTTTTAGATGAGATAGATAAACTCGCAAGGTCATATAAAGGAGATCCAACTGCTGTTTTACTTGAAGTTTTGGATCCTGAGCAAAACTCTAAATTTAGGGATTATTATCTAAATTTTAATGTGGATTTGAGCAAGGTTATATTTATAGCCACTGCAAATGATATAGGACTTATACCAGCTCCACTTAGAGATAGAATGGAGTTTATATCGTTAAATAGCTACACTCCGCAAGAGAAGTTTCAAATAGCAAAGAAATATCTCATTCCTTCAGAGCTTAAAAAACATGGATTAAAACCGTCTGAAATCAGCATAACAAAAGAAGCTTTAAGCTTGATAATAGAAGAATACACAAGAGAGAGCGGAGTAAGAAATTTAAGAAGAAAGATAGCTGATATCTTAAGAAAAGTCGCTCTTGAAATTTTGGAAAATAAGATACAAAAAGTATCTATAACTCCTAAAAATTTAAAAAACTTTTTAGATAAAAAAGTATTTGAGATAGATAGCGTAGATAGCACGGATCAAGTAGGTATAGTTAATGGACTTGCATGGACGAGTGTCGGTGGAGATGTACTAAAAATCGAAGTTGTGCGCATAAAGGGCAAAGGATCTATGCAGATCACAGGACAGCTTGGAGATGTGATGAAAGAGTCTGCTCAGATATCTTTTAGTTTAGTTAAGACTCTTATCGATACAAATAAGATAAAAGTTCCAAAATCTATGCTTGCAAAAGACGATAAAGGCAAGGAAATGGCGGTTTATAACTCATTTGATCTTCATATCCACGTTCCTGAGGGAGCCACTCCAAAAGATGGTCCAAGTGCTGGTATAACGATGAGTACAGCCATAGCTTCTATACTTAGTGATACTCCTATAAAAAGCGATGTTGCTATGACAGGAGAGATCACTTTGAGCGGGAAAGTTCTTCCTATAGGAGGATTAAAAGAGAAGCTTATAGCAGCCTATAAAGCTAAGATAAAAACTGCTTTGATTCCGCGTAAAAATTACGATCGCGACCTTGAAGAGATACCAAGTGAAGTCAAAGAAAATATGCAGATAATTCCTGTAGATACGATAGAAGATGTCTTGAAACTATCGTTTTCAAAGTAA
- a CDS encoding beta-barrel assembly machinery complex, BamD/YfiO lipoprotein (Pfam match to PF13525.2 YfiO) gives MKINLKSVIFAVSLLVFVGCSDKNDNELFNLTPDGWYSQIIEDIKGNDLDSADKHYVSFASEHVASPLLEQILLILAQAHVDEEQYILANFYLDEYIKRYGTKQSIEFAQYLKIKANFDSFTKPNRNQKLMQDSINEIEKFLNAYPNTQYRPLIETMLVKFRLARQYLYTQIYDLYERTDRGESAEIYKDKLESSPLNNVDSIKPKLPWYMRPFE, from the coding sequence ATGAAAATAAATTTAAAAAGTGTCATCTTTGCAGTTAGCTTACTTGTTTTTGTTGGCTGCAGTGATAAAAATGACAACGAACTTTTTAATCTAACGCCTGATGGCTGGTATTCTCAGATTATTGAAGATATAAAAGGTAACGATTTAGATAGTGCCGATAAACATTATGTCTCATTTGCCAGCGAACACGTAGCTTCACCGCTTTTAGAACAGATACTACTTATATTAGCTCAAGCTCACGTAGATGAAGAGCAGTATATTTTAGCAAATTTCTATCTTGATGAATATATAAAAAGATACGGAACAAAGCAGTCTATAGAGTTTGCTCAGTATCTAAAGATAAAGGCAAATTTCGACTCTTTTACAAAACCAAATAGAAATCAAAAACTTATGCAAGATAGTATCAATGAGATAGAAAAATTTCTAAACGCATACCCAAATACGCAATACAGACCTCTTATCGAGACTATGCTGGTTAAATTTAGACTAGCAAGACAGTATCTATATACTCAAATTTATGATCTTTATGAAAGAACAGACAGAGGCGAGTCGGCTGAAATTTATAAAGATAAATTAGAAAGTTCGCCTTTAAATAATGTAGATTCTATAAAACCAAAACTTCCTTGGTATATGAGACCTTTTGAGTAG
- a CDS encoding transcriptional regulator, IclR family (Pfam matches to PF01614.14 IclR, and to PF09339.6 HTH_IclR), with translation MEKKLHNPTLRVLEIFKVLFASSNGLSFSEISQITGISKGTLHPILMTLIYEDFLQINENKINIGKNCFKIGNAYVHSLDFIDTIKPHMKDIVFVCGEICQLGVLDGSDVLYIEKTEPKQAIKLESYVGKNLPAYATALGKCLLSGLNDDEIRKLYFDKNSFQKYTQNTVSDINSLLKQIYEVRANGYAHEIAESNKDIECVAVPLRSDGKIIASISVSLPIYRSNDEKIRSIIEILKLQAALIEKENSLIYKSK, from the coding sequence ATGGAAAAGAAACTACACAATCCAACTCTTAGAGTTCTAGAGATATTTAAAGTACTTTTTGCTAGTAGCAACGGACTTAGTTTTTCTGAAATTTCACAGATAACAGGTATATCAAAAGGCACTCTTCATCCTATTTTGATGACTCTCATTTATGAAGACTTTTTACAAATAAATGAAAATAAGATAAATATCGGCAAAAACTGCTTTAAAATCGGAAACGCTTACGTTCATTCGCTAGATTTTATAGATACTATAAAACCTCATATGAAAGATATAGTCTTTGTTTGCGGTGAAATATGCCAACTAGGCGTACTTGATGGATCAGACGTTTTATACATAGAAAAAACAGAACCAAAACAAGCCATAAAATTAGAATCATACGTTGGCAAAAATCTACCCGCGTACGCTACTGCGCTGGGCAAATGCTTACTTAGCGGACTAAATGATGATGAGATAAGAAAGTTATATTTTGATAAAAACTCATTTCAAAAATATACACAAAATACAGTTTCAGATATAAACTCGCTTTTAAAACAAATTTATGAAGTGCGAGCAAACGGATACGCACACGAAATAGCAGAAAGCAATAAAGATATAGAGTGTGTGGCAGTTCCTCTTAGATCTGATGGAAAAATCATCGCTTCAATTAGCGTTAGTCTCCCGATATATCGCTCAAATGATGAAAAAATTCGCTCTATCATAGAAATTTTAAAACTTCAAGCTGCACTTATAGAAAAAGAAAATAGCCTAATTTATAAATCAAAATAA
- a CDS encoding dihydrodipicolinate synthase / N-acetylneuraminate lyase (Pfam match to PF00701.18 DHDPS), with product MKSVIYTPTVTIFDDEQNIDLKANARLLEYLCEFSLDGFVLFGSTGEFTAFDTKQKKKLIDLYLKTSKYPLFVGTSSLNFKECVELSNYSIDNGAKGVLVVSPYYYAASQKNLFDYYDKLAKMVNGDIFIYNYPARTGSDINSKTVLKLIENNTNIKGIKDTTPMISHTKEIIEATKKYNFSVYSGFDDHFVDNIFAGGVGCISGLSNIAPDIWTKLVKSANDNDFINLKNYSSAINKLMELYTLDANFSLIFKKLLNLNGLNLNENAIFPYNSLDEIKFEKAKMILEDARRLVK from the coding sequence ATGAAAAGTGTTATATATACTCCTACTGTAACGATTTTCGATGATGAGCAAAATATAGATTTGAAAGCAAATGCAAGGCTTTTAGAGTATCTTTGCGAATTTAGCTTAGATGGATTTGTACTTTTTGGAAGTACGGGTGAATTTACAGCTTTTGATACCAAACAAAAAAAGAAACTCATAGATTTATACTTAAAAACATCAAAATATCCACTATTTGTAGGAACAAGCTCTTTAAACTTTAAAGAGTGTGTAGAACTTAGCAATTACTCTATAGATAATGGCGCAAAAGGCGTTTTAGTGGTATCTCCGTACTATTACGCTGCTTCACAGAAAAATCTTTTTGACTACTATGATAAACTAGCAAAAATGGTGAATGGCGACATATTTATCTATAATTATCCAGCTAGAACAGGAAGCGACATAAACTCCAAAACCGTTTTAAAACTTATAGAAAATAATACAAATATAAAAGGTATAAAAGACACAACTCCTATGATTTCTCATACAAAAGAGATAATAGAAGCTACGAAAAAATATAATTTTAGCGTGTATTCAGGTTTTGATGATCATTTTGTGGATAATATTTTTGCTGGTGGAGTTGGCTGCATATCTGGATTGTCAAATATAGCACCAGACATATGGACAAAGCTTGTAAAATCTGCAAACGACAATGATTTTATAAATTTAAAAAACTATTCATCAGCTATAAATAAACTAATGGAACTATACACTTTAGACGCTAATTTCTCACTAATATTTAAAAAGCTTTTAAATTTAAATGGATTAAATTTAAATGAAAATGCTATTTTTCCTTATAACTCTTTGGACGAGATTAAATTTGAAAAAGCAAAAATGATATTAGAAGATGCAAGAAGGTTGGTAAAATGA
- the uxaA gene encoding altronate hydrolase (Pfam matches to PF04295.9 GD_AH_C, and to PF08666.8 SAF), with translation MNAIHVDERDNAATALKPIQKGSVELGVTIIEDISKGHKFATKDIKKGEAIIKYSSVIGIANQDIKKGAWIHVHNIEGTRGRGDISQNLHITSQEVKNKKQIASNDKKYELQGYRRSDGSFGLRNHILILPSVHCANKVVEKIAAAINYGLGLGNDECKVVYVTHQHGCSQLEFDARQTMDTLVGNGANPNIYGVLVIGLGCEVISAQNVAKEIKDRAPYKEVEHFTIQQSGGTRKSIEKGLEIAKNMLQNALKFKKSRGDLSDLILGTECGGSDSFSGLSANPALGVASDIVIQKGGSVILAETTELIGAEHILAARSINEDIKKQVISTITSFEQRVLDSKADIRGANPSPGNIEGGLSSIEEKSLGCIYKAGNQPVVSVKKYAQPITQKGLTLMDTPGNDIEQLSAMVAGGCNICVFTTGRGTPTGSPITPTIKVSSNSAVYHNMNDAIDINAGSIIDGQKSIKEVGEEILDFIVAISNAKLTKAEQNEQNDFSIWRLATTV, from the coding sequence ATGAATGCTATTCACGTAGATGAAAGAGATAACGCGGCAACTGCTTTAAAGCCTATTCAAAAAGGTAGTGTAGAACTTGGTGTAACGATAATAGAAGATATCTCAAAAGGGCATAAATTTGCTACAAAAGATATCAAAAAAGGTGAAGCGATAATAAAATACTCATCAGTAATCGGTATAGCAAATCAAGATATCAAAAAAGGCGCATGGATACATGTGCATAATATCGAAGGCACTAGAGGTAGAGGAGATATAAGCCAAAATTTACACATCACCTCTCAAGAAGTAAAAAATAAAAAACAAATAGCGTCAAACGATAAAAAATACGAACTTCAAGGATATAGACGAAGCGATGGGAGTTTTGGACTTAGAAATCATATTTTAATCCTTCCTAGCGTGCATTGCGCAAATAAAGTAGTAGAAAAAATAGCAGCTGCTATAAACTATGGTTTAGGATTAGGAAATGATGAGTGCAAAGTAGTATATGTGACTCATCAACACGGATGCAGTCAGCTTGAGTTTGACGCAAGGCAAACTATGGATACTCTAGTTGGAAATGGTGCAAACCCAAATATTTATGGAGTTTTAGTAATCGGACTTGGATGCGAAGTAATAAGCGCTCAAAACGTAGCAAAAGAGATAAAAGATAGAGCACCTTATAAAGAAGTAGAACATTTCACCATTCAACAAAGCGGTGGAACTAGAAAAAGCATAGAAAAAGGTCTAGAAATAGCTAAAAATATGCTACAAAACGCTCTTAAATTTAAAAAAAGTCGTGGTGATTTAAGCGATCTGATTTTAGGTACTGAGTGCGGAGGAAGCGATAGTTTTTCAGGCTTAAGCGCAAATCCTGCTTTAGGAGTAGCTAGTGATATAGTTATACAAAAAGGCGGAAGTGTTATATTAGCTGAAACTACAGAGCTTATAGGAGCTGAGCATATATTAGCAGCTAGAAGTATAAATGAAGATATAAAAAAACAAGTAATATCTACTATAACAAGCTTTGAACAAAGAGTTTTGGATTCAAAAGCAGATATAAGAGGAGCAAATCCTAGTCCAGGAAACATAGAAGGCGGATTAAGTTCTATCGAAGAAAAATCTCTTGGCTGTATCTATAAAGCAGGAAATCAACCAGTGGTGAGCGTAAAAAAGTATGCACAGCCTATCACGCAAAAAGGTCTCACTCTTATGGATACTCCTGGAAATGATATAGAGCAGTTAAGCGCAATGGTTGCTGGTGGATGCAATATATGTGTATTTACTACAGGAAGAGGAACGCCCACTGGAAGTCCCATAACTCCGACTATAAAAGTATCGTCTAATAGCGCCGTTTATCACAATATGAACGATGCTATAGATATAAATGCAGGAAGCATAATAGACGGACAAAAAAGTATAAAAGAAGTTGGTGAAGAGATTTTAGATTTTATAGTTGCTATCTCAAATGCAAAACTCACAAAAGCTGAGCAAAACGAGCAAAACGACTTTTCGATATGGCGACTTGCCACAACGGTTTAA
- a CDS encoding short chain dehydrogenase/reductase (Pfam match to PF00106.21 adh_short), which translates to MDLNLKDKVVIVTGGAKGIGAGISLGLAKEGAIPIILSRSKASSEFEDSLKSLTSKFEFVQIDLNNTDEIKPVIDYIAKKYGGIYAVVNNAGANDNKDLESTNWMEFEKSLHSNLTHYYEVAHSSLPYLKASKGSILNISSKTALTGQGKTSAYAAAKGAILALSREWAAALVKDSVRSNAIVVAECYTPLYESWIKNFDNPEARLKLITEKIPFGHRFTTVKEIADTAIFLLSDLSSHTTGQWIFVDGGYVHLDRAL; encoded by the coding sequence ATGGATCTAAATTTAAAAGATAAAGTTGTCATAGTTACTGGCGGTGCAAAAGGCATAGGAGCTGGTATATCTCTTGGACTAGCTAAAGAAGGCGCTATTCCTATTATACTATCTAGATCAAAAGCGTCAAGCGAATTTGAAGATAGCTTAAAAAGTTTAACTTCTAAATTTGAGTTTGTTCAGATAGATTTAAATAACACAGACGAGATAAAACCAGTTATTGATTATATCGCTAAAAAATATGGAGGAATTTACGCAGTAGTAAATAACGCAGGAGCAAACGATAATAAAGATTTAGAATCAACAAATTGGATGGAATTTGAAAAAAGTTTGCATTCAAATTTAACTCATTATTACGAAGTTGCTCATAGTTCGCTTCCCTACCTAAAAGCAAGCAAAGGCTCTATACTAAATATCAGCTCCAAAACAGCACTTACTGGACAAGGCAAAACTAGTGCTTACGCTGCTGCAAAAGGAGCTATACTAGCTCTTAGTAGAGAGTGGGCGGCGGCTTTGGTTAAAGATAGCGTAAGAAGCAACGCAATAGTAGTAGCTGAATGCTACACGCCGCTTTATGAAAGCTGGATAAAAAACTTTGATAATCCAGAAGCTAGACTAAAGCTAATAACAGAAAAAATCCCATTTGGACATAGATTTACCACAGTAAAAGAGATAGCAGATACGGCTATTTTTTTACTATCTGACTTATCTAGCCATACTACTGGTCAATGGATATTTGTAGATGGCGGATATGTTCATCTTGATAGAGCATTATAA
- the fucP gene encoding L-fucose permease (Pfam match to PF07690.12 MFS_1) yields the protein MQNKNIKITFILVTSLFLLWGLSYGLLDVMNKNFQTHLGITKANSGLLQAAYFGAYFIIAIPASLIASKYSYKVGIIVGLLLYAIGSLMIIPASNSANFDLFLLAFFILACGLGSLETNANPYITKLGSDQRASFRLNLAQSFNGVGQFIGPIIGGSLFLSLSHGNLDENMKNVQMVYVGIAAIVLFIMLLFIIIKMPEITNEDEKQQNSGGYKDLLNYKHFKIGVLAQFLYVAAQVGAGAFFINYSVEHWDTLSDANAAWYLSTALIAFMIGRVITTPFMVKFSPNNVLGIYALINSIIILLLYVLSGPISVYALIAMFFFMSISFPTIFALSIVNIPSNLVKPASSILVMSIVGGAIMPFIMGKIADVTHQTAAGFLVLFPCFLFVAWYGFKGSKLN from the coding sequence ATGCAAAATAAAAATATCAAAATAACTTTTATACTAGTTACGTCTCTATTTTTGCTATGGGGGCTTAGCTATGGACTTTTAGATGTTATGAACAAAAACTTTCAAACTCATCTTGGAATCACAAAAGCAAACTCAGGACTTCTACAAGCTGCGTATTTTGGTGCATATTTTATCATTGCTATACCAGCTTCGCTTATAGCTAGCAAATATAGTTATAAAGTCGGTATCATAGTAGGCTTGCTGCTTTATGCTATTGGATCTTTGATGATAATTCCAGCTAGCAATAGTGCGAATTTCGATCTATTTTTACTTGCGTTTTTTATCTTAGCTTGCGGACTTGGAAGTCTTGAAACAAATGCAAATCCATATATCACAAAACTAGGAAGCGACCAAAGAGCATCTTTTCGCCTAAATTTGGCTCAAAGTTTTAATGGTGTTGGGCAGTTTATCGGACCGATAATCGGTGGAAGTCTATTTTTATCTTTAAGTCATGGAAATTTAGATGAAAATATGAAAAACGTACAGATGGTATATGTAGGAATAGCAGCTATAGTCTTGTTTATCATGCTGCTTTTTATAATTATTAAAATGCCTGAGATAACAAATGAAGATGAAAAACAACAAAATAGCGGAGGATATAAAGATTTGCTAAACTATAAACACTTTAAAATAGGTGTTTTAGCACAATTTTTATATGTAGCTGCTCAAGTTGGAGCTGGAGCATTTTTTATAAATTACTCTGTAGAGCATTGGGATACTCTTAGCGATGCTAACGCAGCTTGGTATCTTAGTACAGCTTTGATAGCATTTATGATAGGAAGGGTTATAACTACTCCATTTATGGTAAAATTTAGTCCAAATAACGTACTTGGGATATATGCGCTCATAAACTCTATAATCATACTTTTACTTTATGTATTAAGCGGACCTATAAGTGTATATGCTCTTATAGCTATGTTTTTCTTTATGAGCATAAGCTTTCCGACTATATTTGCTTTAAGCATAGTAAATATACCTTCAAATTTGGTAAAACCTGCTTCTAGCATACTTGTAATGAGTATAGTAGGAGGAGCTATAATGCCTTTTATAATGGGTAAAATAGCAGACGTAACTCATCAAACTGCAGCTGGATTTTTAGTGTTGTTTCCTTGCTTTTTATTTGTTGCTTGGTATGGATTTAAAGGAAGCAAATTAAATTAA
- a CDS encoding metal-dependent hydrolase (DUF718 domain) (Pfam matches to PF05336.9 DUF718, and to PF04909.10 Amidohydro_2), whose protein sequence is MLEIVDTHFHIWNLDILHLPWLNSYKGAINRSFDIDDICKAYGKYDLFFKGGIYVEVDCDDRVKEDEHIFSLNSPFILAKIMRAKLCEHMRLPLGIAGVREPLHIDSSKRGRCLEQSFISGLEVLSQMDLIFESCNRVDEIEDIYNALSLVPELKVVINHCANVKELNSQYKKTMSKIAKLPNVYLKISGFATKDKNFVKNLLDFVSNEFDKSRLLYASNFPVVELYSNFDEHLQILREYFSDDADFFSKNAKKLYKINKTQKFASVIKLRKDKINTYKKLHENPLSGVNKMIKECGITRYEIYHRDDMLFSIMEYNGDDFDYDMAKMANDEATKEWWKLTDPCQKRIEDAKKDEWWATMDLVYRFK, encoded by the coding sequence ATGCTTGAAATAGTAGATACTCACTTTCATATCTGGAATTTAGATATACTACACCTACCTTGGCTAAACTCTTATAAAGGAGCCATAAACAGAAGTTTTGATATAGATGATATATGCAAAGCTTATGGTAAATACGATCTCTTCTTTAAAGGAGGAATTTATGTTGAGGTGGATTGTGATGATAGGGTAAAAGAAGATGAACATATATTTAGTTTAAATAGTCCTTTTATCTTAGCTAAAATTATGAGAGCAAAACTATGTGAGCATATGAGACTACCTCTTGGTATCGCAGGAGTTAGAGAGCCTTTACATATAGATAGCTCTAAGCGAGGAAGATGCTTAGAGCAAAGTTTTATATCAGGACTTGAGGTTTTAAGCCAAATGGATCTGATATTTGAAAGTTGCAATAGAGTTGATGAGATAGAAGATATCTATAACGCGCTATCTTTAGTTCCTGAGCTAAAAGTAGTTATAAATCACTGTGCAAACGTAAAAGAGCTAAATAGCCAGTACAAAAAAACAATGTCAAAAATAGCAAAACTTCCAAACGTATATCTGAAAATTTCCGGATTCGCAACTAAAGATAAAAATTTTGTAAAAAATCTCCTTGACTTCGTAAGCAATGAATTCGATAAAAGCAGACTTCTATATGCTTCAAATTTCCCTGTTGTAGAGTTGTATTCAAATTTCGATGAGCATTTACAAATTTTAAGAGAGTATTTTTCAGACGATGCTGATTTTTTCTCAAAAAATGCAAAAAAACTCTACAAAATCAACAAAACACAGAAATTTGCAAGCGTGATAAAACTAAGAAAAGATAAAATCAATACATACAAAAAACTTCATGAAAATCCATTATCAGGAGTAAATAAAATGATAAAAGAGTGCGGTATAACCAGATATGAAATTTATCATAGAGATGATATGCTGTTTTCTATTATGGAGTATAACGGAGATGATTTTGATTACGATATGGCAAAAATGGCAAATGATGAAGCTACAAAAGAGTGGTGGAAACTAACCGATCCGTGCCAAAAAAGAATCGAAGACGCTAAAAAAGATGAGTGGTGGGCGACTATGGATTTAGTTTATCGATTTAAATAG
- the fliW gene encoding flagellar assembly protein (Pfam match to PF02623.11 FliW): MTFSVKSPILGFEGIKNVEITKIDDFFVKMQDKDGDTSFTMINPYSLRNYEFDIPTYYQDLMQISDKSELQVYNMLVISSPIEESSVNFMAPIVCNTTNMTLSQVILDPVNYPQYSQAEKISTLLKKK, encoded by the coding sequence ATGACATTTAGTGTTAAAAGTCCAATATTAGGTTTTGAAGGTATTAAAAACGTAGAAATTACAAAAATTGACGATTTTTTTGTTAAAATGCAAGATAAAGACGGAGATACGTCATTTACTATGATAAATCCATACTCACTAAGAAATTATGAATTTGATATACCTACATACTATCAAGACTTAATGCAAATAAGCGACAAAAGCGAATTGCAAGTATATAATATGCTAGTTATTTCTAGCCCTATAGAAGAATCAAGCGTAAATTTTATGGCTCCTATAGTTTGCAATACTACAAATATGACACTTTCACAAGTCATACTTGATCCTGTGAATTACCCTCAGTATAGCCAAGCCGAAAAAATAAGCACACTTCTTAAAAAGAAATAA